Proteins from a genomic interval of Acomys russatus chromosome 19, mAcoRus1.1, whole genome shotgun sequence:
- the LOC127203657 gene encoding pregnancy-specific glycoprotein 22-like, whose translation MKVSSMLPCKGCTPWQGLLFTACLLTCWHLSTTDEVSIELVPPQVVEGENVLFLVHNLPDNLRALSWFKGRTNTSHEIALYTIHAKECVTGPVHSGREIVHSSGSLRILKVTQKDIGYYTLRTFNKQSETVSITSTYLHVNTFLWNCGRLATSAQPTIESLPPVVPEGGQVILKVHNVPENLLGFVWFKGKAVFWHLEIGRYMLSTKSSVLGPAHSGREEFLSNGILLFHNVTEEDAGLYTLRILSTDMKNEEAHVEIQVDTALYKCCNPLTSSKILTEPVPRYAAEGESVLLLAHNLPKKMISFSWYRSMYKVPAFKIVEYNSIRNTTNWWNESTGREIVYSSGSLLLLNVTQNDARMYTLETLDIYYKVETSHVQFHVNKPLTQPTIKVTDIRDKGDRSVMFTCVSPDIDTSISWFFNYHSLKITERMTLSPTKCGLRIDHVRWEDEGEYRCLVTNRVGIKVSHPVKWP comes from the exons ATGAAGGTGTCCTCTATGCTTCCCTGCAAGGGGTGTACCCCCTGGCAGGGACTACTGTTCACAG cCTGCCTTTTAACCTGCTGGCACCTGTCCACCACTGATGAAGTCAGCATTGAATTAGTGCCACCCCAAGTGGTTGAAGGAGAAAATGTCCTTTTCCTTGTTCACAATCTGCCAGATAATCTTAGAGCCTTAAGCTGGTTCAAAGGGAGAACAAATACGAGCCACGAAATTGCACTGTATACAATACATGCTAAAGAATGTGTGACAGGACCTGTACACAGCGGTAGAGAGATAGTGCACAGCAGTGGATCTCTGCGGATTCTCAAGGTCACCCAGAAGGACATAGGATACTACACCCTTCGAACATTTAATAAACAATCAGAAACCGTATCAATAACATCCACGTACCTCCATGTGAACA CCTTCCTTTGGAACTGTGGGCGCCTTGCCACCTCTGCCCAGCCCACTATTGAATCACTGCCACCCGTAGTTCCTGAAGGGGGACAGGTTATTCTAAAAGTTCACAATGTCCCAGAGAATCTTTTAGGCTTTGTATGGTTCAAAGGGAAGGCTGTGTTCTGGCACCTTGAGATTGGCCGATACATGCTATCCACAAAATCAAGTGTGTTGGGGCCTGCACACAGCGGTAGAGAAGAATTTTTGAGCAATGGAATCCTGCTGTTCCACAATGTCACTGAGGAGGATGCCGGATTGTACACCCTACGGATTCTGAGTACAGATATGAAGAATGAAGAAGCGCATGTAGAAATCCAGGTGGACA ctGCTCTTTATAAGTGCTGTAATCCTCTCACCTCTAGCAAAATCTTGACTGAACCAGTGCCCCGGTATGCTGCTGAAGGTGAAAGCGTTCTCCTGCTTGCTCATAATCTGCCAAAAAAGATGATATCATTTTCCTGGTACAGATCAATGTATAAGGTCCCAGCTTTTAAAATTGTGGAATACAACAGTATCAGAAATACCACCAACTGGTGGAATGAATCCACTGGAAGAGAGATAGTGTACAGCAGTGGATCCCTGCTGCTCCTGAACGTTACTCAAAATGATGCAAGAATGTACACACTAGAAACTTTAGACATATATTACAAAGTGGAAACATCACATGTGCAATTTCATGTAAACA AGCCTCTGACACAGCCCACTATAAAAGTCACTGACATTAGAGACAAAGGAGACAGATCTGTGATGTTCACCTGTGTTTCACCCGACATTGACACCTCCATAAGTTGGTTCTTCAATTACCACAGTCTGAAGATCACAGAGAGAATGACACTGTCCCCAACAAAGTGTGGACTCAGAATAGATCATGTCAGGTGGGAGGATGAAGGAGAGTATCGGTGTCTGGTCACCAACCGAGTAGGTATAAAGGTCAGTCACCCAGTCAAGTGGCCATGA